Proteins encoded in a region of the Orcinus orca chromosome 8, mOrcOrc1.1, whole genome shotgun sequence genome:
- the CLDN25 gene encoding LOW QUALITY PROTEIN: putative claudin-25 (The sequence of the model RefSeq protein was modified relative to this genomic sequence to represent the inferred CDS: inserted 1 base in 1 codon; substituted 1 base at 1 genomic stop codon), protein MAWSFRGKAQLGGLLLSLLGWVCSCVTTVLPQWKTLSLELNEMETWIIGLWEVCIDQEEVATVCKAFESFSSLPLELQASRILMVASHGLGLLGLLLSGFGAQCFQFXRIRWVFQRWLCLLAGTLEASALATSLFPVSWVACATIQDFWDDSVPEIVPWWEFGDALXLGWAAGVFLALGGLLLISSACLGKEDMPSVQMAVPTAAPPSCAPAEESDRSFHLMPRPRILFI, encoded by the exons ATGGCCTGGAGTTTCCGTGGGAAAGCCCAGCTTGGGGGACTGCTCCTCTCTCTGCTTGGCTGGGTCTGTTCATGTGTCACCACCGTCCTGCCCCAATGGAAAACTCTCAGTCTGGAGCTGAACGAAATGGAGACCTGGATCATAGGACTTTGGGAGGTCTGCATAGATCAGGAGGAAGTTGCCACTGTGTGTAAGGCCTTTGAGTCCTTCTCGTCTCTGCCCCTGGAGCTCCAGGCATCCCGCATCCTCATGGTAGCCTCCCATGGGCTGGGACTACTGGGGCTTCTGCTCTCTGGTTTTGGGGCCCAATGCTTCCAGT CAAGGATCAGATGGGTATTCCAGAGGTGGCTTTGCCTCCTGGCAGGGACTTTGGAGGCATCAGCTTTGGCCACTTCCCTCTTTCCAGTCTCCTGGGTGGCCTGCGCCACAATCCAAGACTTCTGGGATGACAGCGTCCCTGAGATTGTGCCTTGGTGGGAGTTTGGAGATGCCCTctagctgggctgggctgctggtgTTTTCCTGGCCCTTGGTGGGTTACTCCTTATCTCCTCGGCCTGCCTGGGAAAAGAAGATATGCCCTCTGTGCAGATGGCTGTCCCCACAGCAGCCCCACCATCCTGTGCTCCAGCGGAGGAGTCCGATCGCTCGTTCCACCTAATGCCAAGACCTAGGATCCTGTTCATCTAG